Part of the Branchiostoma floridae strain S238N-H82 chromosome 11, Bfl_VNyyK, whole genome shotgun sequence genome, TCGTCTTGCAATATGACATTTAGTCCcatgttatgtgtgtgtgttcgagtggagttaaaaaaacaagattttaaaTGACAAAGTTCAATTTATTTGGAAACGTTTATTCTCGAGTATATATGACTGCTTAACATGCAAACATCggtatttgttttctttgataaaaaagGGTGAACCCCTGATTAAGAGTTGAGTAATGGCTGGACCAGACAAAgatttcaaatcaagggttgaGCTTACAAGGTCCtgaagattgcagagaagggatattgaatttcatagtcGGTTTTAGTTAGGGCAGTACAGTGAATTAAATGAATCAAGTTTGTATTAGTTTCTTATAAAAGTAAAGTAAGGACTGTATATAGCTGCAGGGGTGAACTTGTGCGATATTTCAATTACATCTTAAGATAGAAAATCGGGACCAATTCTATTAAAGTAACTTAAAGTTGGACTTTTTTCAAGAAGGAACATtactttatctttttttccaaaagcaATTTAAAGAACAAATAATCGACCTTATTGAGAAATGTGTCTAGGGGCACTAATGCTCCCAACATGTAAGAAGTTGAGATAAAACTAAAACATTTGAGAACCATTATTTTGCCCAGGATACTTATGAGAATTGAGGCCGCCTTATGACCCAGGATCAGCTGTGTCATCTGCGTACTGGAAAATACGTGTTTTTACTGTGCGGTCATCATatgacagaaaaataatttctttGATCTCATCAGATTGGCAAATTCTGAAAGCAAAAATCTCTACTGCAAGGGTAAAGAGGAGAGCGGACAGGGGGCACCCGTGCCGCACTCCTCTTTCAGACAGATCCAATCTAAAAGATCTAAAAGATGTCCACAGTGATTGAGAGAGCTTTGTGCATTCTCTGTGTAAAGTTTAACCAAGTTTAGAAAGTCTGGATCGAACCTAGATTGATTTTTCTCCTAAGCTTTTAGAATTGAATCTTTGGATATTGTATCAAATGCTTTACTATGATCCAAGGACAAAATTGCCCCTAGTGCTTTCCGGTATTTAGTAAAACAAATAACATTATCTTTTGCACGTATATTGTTCAGTATAGATCGGCCTTTTATATAACCTGCTTGTTCTTCACCAACAATAACAGTGATAATCTTTTGTAGCCTGTTTGCCAGTACTTCCAATCAGCAACTATCTTGTGATCAGTGTTTGTTAAGGAAATCGGTCTTCAATTTGACAGCCGATCGCcgtttatttcattgttttcattacCTTTAAACAGCAGGGTTATCACACCTTTAATAAAACCTGTATTCAGTGAATTCAATATCATAATACTAATTTTGCTCCAAAACACTTTTACTAAGTGTGAAACCGTTCAGACCTTGACTACCATTTGTCATGGCATTCAGTGCAGCTGTGCATTACGACATCGTCCACAGTCCTTCACATGATTCCCTCtgtgtttgaatgtttgaaaatataaaTCCTTAAAACAAAATCTTCATATTTATccttatcttcgccaagaataTAGATATTTTGAGTTGTCACATAAATTGCTTGCATGTATTTTTCGGCTACTATTCCAGTGATCACGGCACAAAGTGTTATTACCGAACTTGCAGTTTTGCGTTGCACCATTATTTTATTTCTTAGCTTCACATAGCCTGTTTTATCTCCTCCAATTTCGTCACACGTCAAAACAATCTGTCTATAGAAATGTTGAACGACTTTTAGTGACGCAACATCTCCTTATTCAAAAAAGTTGGAGCGGAAAATAAGGCAATATTTTCCAAATTGATAATGTCGGTATAAGGTGCCAGAGGTGCACTTCGTGTACCGACTGTATTAGTCTGTAACCCATGTTGTCTGTGGGCTACTGTGTATTGCATGTATGTCTACCATTGTTAtccctccctcactcactcactcacggcccgtaacctcagtggtcgtaggggctccccgACATTCAGAAGCAGTGATCCGTGCCCATCTTGCTCTGTCCTCTGCCCTTCTGATGAGCTGTTCAGTGCTTAAGCCAGTCCATGTCTTGATATTGTCCAGCCACGTCTTCCTTGGCCTACCTCGTTTCCTCCCTCCTGCTATTGTGCCTTGTAGTATGGTTTTAGCAAGGGAGTTGTGTCGACAGATGTGACCGAACCAGTTCAGCTTCCTGCGCTTGACTGTCGACAGGAGTGGTTCTTGCTTGCCACATGCTGCCTCTGCTTGATGGCGTACAGACCTGTTTGTCCGGCGTTGAAGGTAGGAAATGCCGAGGATTTTTCGCAGGCATTTCATCTCAAAGGCTTCTATGCGGCGCTCTGTTTCTGCCGTGGTGGTCCAGCTTATCCCTACTTCTTGATAATTTgagaagaggtttttttttattagttttagGGTCAATAGGGGTGTTTGAGTCATAGACATCCACATATTTTTTAACATAGCACCAATACTTACGTTAGTTTACAAACGCAACGAGTTATCCgcaatctacatgtagtttgggCATTTAACATTCTACATTTAACTTTTGGCACAACTAAGCATTGTTTTTAGATCACAGATCTGTGTGTTGGGCCAAACTGACATTTATGCGACTTTACATCTGGTAGCGAAATAATGTCTTcagttaacgttttttttaatacacatgtattagaTTTTGAACTGAATTATTAACATAGGAATGCTTTTGTTACTCACACCTTTCATACTGCATTTTCGCCGCCAGCGGTTGCAATTAAACCAAAAACATATTTAGACGTGAGTCACGTCTCGTTTGCTTATTGCTATGCATGACGTGACTGCCAGCCCTGCATTGGTTATTGGTTTGGCCGACCACCAGGGTCTGacttgcgaggagcttacaatagcaTACCCCTATAGCATATTGTATACATTTCTTCACCTAACCTAGTCCCATTCTCATGTCTAAAGGGTCGGAGACGATGGTAGCGTCCAGTATCAGCCTCCTCCACTCCCTCCTGTATCTGGCTCTCTGGGCGCACTTAGCCAGTGGCTTGCCCGTCCACTCTCGGATGCCATCGTCCCAACTCCTTCGTGGTCTCCCGCGGCTGCTCCAACCGTTGATGGACCCTTGTAGGATGGATGTAAGTGCTGATGTTACCCATTCTTGTGACGTGACCAAAGTATtggacttttctttttttgtatgatGTTCAACAGCATACTGTATACCCCATTATTATTGTTTACTAGTTTCGTTACGTTCAAAACTGAGAATCCATCGGTATTATTAACAGATTAGTGAGGGTTTAAATGCGCTGACGAATTGTACTGTGTACACGGCCGTGCAAGAAAGCAGATCATTACCACGACACCCAGGGTTCGGGAAGACCAAGAAGAGGTCGCTGAGCAACTTCCAACCGGTGTACCAAAAGtgtgaaaaggaacgaaaggaaACGAAAGGGAAAGTTAATCTGAAAAATTTGATATTACCAAATTCTGTGTAAAACAGCACACGTCTCATGTGCTTTTCACGCGAATAGTACCGTTTCCTTATATTCCCGTCGATATTACTTCCGTTTGCTTCGTACTTCGTTCCTTTACGTTCCATTTATTCTTTTTCGTTCCCCCTTTTCATTTTCGCACTTTCGGCATATTCCTTTACGTTCCTCTTTTTCCCTTTCGTTCGTTTCTTTTCGCACTTTTGTATTTctcttttcgtttctttttgttccttttcgcacATTCGGTAGACCCCTTGAGACGCCTAATTTCCTCGCTGCTTCTCACGACGAAGAAAGATATGGTGAAACTAGCTCAAATCCTGGATTAGCTTTCCCTCGACAGTTATTCTGTATTTGTGCCAGTTCGGAAGTCATATACTACAATATCCTAGTACAGTATTTAAAGTCAAacattatttttgtatgtttttcaggAATCTTGAAGCGCCGTAGGGGAGGACAACTTTCCTGTGTGACTTGCAGTCTGCACCAGATGGCCTGCTCTTATGTGAAGGCATACACGGACTGGTGTGACGAGAGGGATGTGGATACTTACGTAGCATTCACCACCTAGGCTTAGACGAACCAACGTTTAACACTATTTAGACCTgccttttttggtcaatctcTGACGGTGAAGGAGGCCCGCCTCTtctagctcctgtaactaaaaagCGGCTGATGACGCGAAATGAGTTATTTTTGACGTTAGCATTTAATTGCATTGGCTGGAACCATAAAAAGGGTATTCCAAGAAAGCCGGGTTTTAACTCTTTTGAGAAAACCAAATCGTGTCAACAAGTGTTAAACTAATTTTTTACGCCAGGTTCCATAAAATCTTTATTACAATTTAGAAGTTAAGAAATTGTAAGATGACAATGAAGACCACTTTTATTTTTGAGGTTCCGGACACTAAAATCACGTAAATGCCGTtgtgatgacgtcatattgCTTCATCATGACACATCATCTAAAAAGCTAGTGATGATACGATAAGAACTTTTGGAGttactatgtgtgtgtgggggggggggtctactACTAGGCACAGAATGACAAAAAGACCTGGTCTGAATGCGTTAAACATAGATTACTTCATCAGACTTTAATTGTAAGTGACCAGGAGCTTATAATATTTTATAACGTATGACCTTCCATTCTGCTTCCTACCCTCTCCGAAAATATTGCTATGTCATGAAGAATATCAGGATAGGTTTTTATTGTAGGCTGATTCAAAGTGATCTATAAAGATATTTTTCCTGCTGAGATCTATATAGAAttgttgatttaaaaaaagacacttGGCCAGGCCCTAAGGGATAATTACAATTACATGTCGTTTGAAATAACAAAATCAAGTAAAATGGTATTTACAACCTTATGATACATGAGTTaagttaatgatataaataaagtCGAACGTACCATTATTGGATCGatataaatattttttggtAACAGCGAATGGAGAGGAATAAGGATGACAAACACTATTGCTGCAAAACTCATTAATATATCACATTTcaactaggacggcgctctcgctacgctctctctgcgacctaaaacttAACATATCGTTCATCGAAATGTATAAAAAAGAAACGAATTATCTTgttacactgtgtgtgtgtgtgttttgcttTCTCCCAATTaaacttttacgttttgcatAATCAACCCAGTGTGAAACCACAAATCCTacttaggtcgcagtgagagcgcagcacgatcgccgtcctagtggaaagggggccgcAGAAATGTGCCCCCAATAACATCATTTGCCCCCAATAACATCATTTAGAAAACATCTCTTCTATACCAGTACACGATATCTTCCTTGTCCAGGGTGTCCCACAACTTGATCTCCCGCTTATGATCGTGAGTCATGAGCACAGATAGGAACGGCTGGTAAGTCGTGTCAAAGTAGTGGTTGCTGTACTTGTAAGTGTAGCCCATTCCGTACAGGCTAAGCTTGTCACAGGCATGGAGGGCTACCATGGTCATGATGCCTCCAGTTGTTGGTCGGAATGCATGGACCCTCATCCACCTAGTGAAGAAGGCAAGACAGTGTTCTTTCAAAAAATGTGCTCTATCGCAAAAgtgcttttgggatagaagcactttTGAGATGCAGGCTAACCCAGATGCGCTTCATCTCGGAACcacttttgggatagaagcagtTTTGCGATGCAACAACATACTACCTCGGGTTCGTAAGATACAACACTATATCTAACTACTCAATTACATACctaaaaatattagaaaagcaaaaaaaaaataattgcagcaaaactgaaaaaaagcaCAATTATAGTCAGGCCTTTGTATTATGTCATTATTCGTATAGTTTGTAAAGTTGCTAATGTTATTTGATTTTACAAATCAACATTTACCCCTTTTGATATAATATTTCATTGAAACAATGACTTCTTGTAAAGTTATACACACGTACCTCCACTTTTTCTACGGCTATCAAAAATTTGAAGGTACGAGGCTGTGGGCAGTATATTCACAGGCCAATCGAGCCCAACAAAGGGGCTACCaatcgccatggcaatgcttttttACTAGCTTTCTTGTTCTTTGGAAATTGGCTTTCTGTAATTTGATGCTTTGCAAGCGCACATACCAACGTGAAAGAACACCCTAGCAAGTCTATTGCCGTGCTTTTCTTATCTTCAAATATTAACTGAGATTGACGATCGTATGTAACACAATACATTTATACGTGACTTACACAAAATGCACGTATCTCATGAAGTCAGGGTGGATGACTCGCACGTTTTCTGGAGGCGCCTTGAACACGTTGGTGCCGTTTCCTATTGTCCTAAGATATGAATAGTCTGCCTCCCGGCATGGCACAAATATATACGTGATGTTCTGAAGGGGGGAAATTTAATAAAGAATGTCAAATAATATATAACCTATgtccagaatttttttcttgtctataTGTTTGTGTGCAAATTTCCAAGCAAAACTTAATAGATTTTGAATTGGTTTAAATAAGAACTCTGTTGTAAGGTGATGGtgataagattttggaaatCTGGTGACTTTTTTCTGCAACGGTATCTCATCTTATATACACTTTCCTATACGGAGACTTATATTAATATATTTAATGCTTGAGAAGAAAATGAaactgttgttttgattttaatGTCTCTACCGGCTTTTTTGGTTTGGGATTTTCCATGATAATATTttttcgacccccccccccttcgtattttcaaaacggcttacttgtacgatcaccaaatttgcaggggggtttatgctcatcgagttttatcattcctgaaatttttatatcattatgacgtaatgtgacgtaattatgacattAATTGATATtcttggctaaaacggggaattcccataatacttaaatatctcactcaaaaattaccaataaaggtttctgaTTAATagttaagtgttataagacttctgttgtcaaaagccgacgcaacgacgtcaaaatgacgtcatagaatgacgtcatctgtagtttagctatccgccatcttggattatgaaccttaaatttttcaagatacatttttttcaacatataatgcTAAAgccccatggaaatggattaaaaacgttcacatgaatgttttctgtaagaaaataccacgtagtaatgaaatctgagtgaaaataagcttgttatactttaaatcatgatattgtcggccatcttggattttgagcaattacgtcatctcattagcataatttatgaatactTAATTAcaaatgtttaactaagatgtgttagatattaaagagaTATGAAAAGAAGGTAAGTTTGGCAAGAAAATAGCTAGACATAAGCTAGAAAGCTAGacataaatgaaaatgaataggGCCTTCTTtgcacagtaaaaaaaaaggtttttataCTTTTCTTGTACAAGAGTATTGCCTGTCATGTGCGGTTCAACTAGGATTTTAGATGGTTTAGTTCGACTCATATGTGCTATCTGGTAACTCCATATTCCAATTTATGGAAAAAATATTATTTCTTGTTAATAATAGAGCCGGTCGGTAGAAATTTTTGTCAGATTTCTTTCTACTTTATATTGAAAATGACCATATGCATCCTGacattggtatttttttttcttttcatgtcaTTATTAAAACAGGTATTAACAATAAAAAAGTAGAAATTCAAACAAGCTAGACATGTTTCTTCAGCGTTTACATGTAAAATAGATAGCAGTAATATAATTCAAtacgttttttttcatttgtcagAGATCTTAAAAATCAGTTAAGTTCAGCAGACCGCCAGGGTTGATCGGTTAACCAGAAAGACAGCATGTTTCCCTGGTCCAACATTTATGCTTGCAATAGATATTCATGTGCAAAGAAACCATGTTACCACACTGACCTACCTGTTCAACAGGATAGTGATCTGGCTTCATTGAAGTCAGTGAACGATCGAAGAACACATAGTGAGTTGTTCTGCTGCCAACGTCGTTCTCATAGCCTCTCGTGTATGCCTGGTTTACTCTGACTCAAAACAATATTTATAGGATATAATCATCAAATTCTGGAAAAAAGGCGATTAATGGAAACAAACTGAAGTTTTAATCGGCGCAGTTAACAAGACTACAAATGTTATAGCCATCATAGTATTATGCATAAGATATGGAAACGTTTAAAATTGGTTCTTTTTCCCTTGATTTCGGCCAAAGTGACTCACTAATACAAGAACACTGCTATTTTCATTTCCATATTGTAATCAGATGATATACGTTTTGCAAGCACATGTATAGTAAGTAagttgaaatatacaaaataaatgcTTTGTTTACGTCTTAATTTACCTGAATATAAAGTCGTGCTTGTCGATCTCCTTGCCCATTCGGGAGCCATTTAAGATGCCGCCGTTTCCAACCACGGCGCATGAGATACAATCTGTCTGTCCCTCCCTGCTGATCTTAAAGATGGAGTTCTTCGATGGAAACAATTTTAGCGTATCACGAACTTCTGTTGACGAGAGATATTAAATTACCATTACATAGATCCATGAATAGTTTTGAGGTTGGTAAGTTATTGACcagggatttttttttgtacatgagCAAGGGTTTTATAAAACCGACGTTTCCCTTTTTGTTGTCAGCTTCTTTAAGGCAGTTGTGACATAATcgcattgcactgcagcataggtgggTCGCTATTTACAATTGTAGTCCCAAACGTAAGCAGTGATGCATATGCTGGGTGGGTTTTATATGttagatacaaaatagaatacaTATGTAGATTTAATGGAAAAAATAGCTATTTAGAATATACTTCCAAGTATGATATTTGGAGACATTGTCTGTCTACGTGAAATTTGCACAGTTCTCCATGTTGCATCTTTGTGCTTTTCGAACGTGCCACTATTTCAACAATGGTAAACAGCAAATCATTAATAAAGACAATCATTATATCATAATAAGAAATTAGCATGtaaaatttgttgcaaaataaccTTTTTACTTACCCTCATACATTATGCTCCGGCCCCTATACTCGTATCCATAGGGTATTGTCCATCGTTTTAGCCGCCGGTATTCATTAACATCAAACAAATCGCTGTTCATCAACATTTGGATATCAGGTCGAAAGATCTGCCCGAACTCTTTAGATGTAAAGGCTTTCTTCTGTAGTGATTCAGTGCATGTCTGCAATATTATTTAAACATGGAATGCTACGGGCTGTCATTTTCAGATATATATCAAACTTTTGCGATTCAAAAGTAGCAAAAAACATGTAATGACGTAAGCATTGTCCGCAATGACAAAGTCAGAGAGCCTTGACCCTTATCAATTACGCCATGAagaatacaaaattaatgtaataaTACgcttaaagtaaaaaaaaattctgatttCCGTCAAATTAAGACAATCTTTTCAAATAGTAATATCCCTTTGAGAACTGTAAATGATTCATGATCACCACGGAAATAAAAGCGAAGTTACAATTTAATCTAAAGTTAAAGATTTAATAACACTAGCATATTAACT contains:
- the LOC118426375 gene encoding alpha-N-acetylgalactosaminide alpha-2,6-sialyltransferase 2-like — protein: MGKEIDKHDFIFRVNQAYTRGYENDVGSRTTHYVFFDRSLTSMKPDHYPVEQNITYIFVPCREADYSYLRTIGNGTNVFKAPPENVRVIHPDFMRYVHFVWMRVHAFRPTTGGIMTMVALHACDKLSLYGMGYTYKYSNHYFDTTYQPFLSVLMTHDHKREIKLWDTLDKEDIVYWYRRDVF